Proteins co-encoded in one Malus domestica chromosome 09, GDT2T_hap1 genomic window:
- the LOC103411245 gene encoding LOB domain-containing protein 41-like, which yields MRMSCNGCRILRKGCSENCSIRPCLQWIKSPEAQANATVFLAKFYGRAGLMNLVNAGPEHLRPAIFRSLLYEACGRIVNPIYGSVGLLWSGSWQLCQAAVEAVLKGQPITPITSEAAADGHGPPLKAYDIRHVSKDENSAASNDPQKVKTRYRFKRSVVKPKTNKVGSGSGSGCGSGADDSAKPSCTGYCGNEFNRSTSHESSLSHQSEVAANVDGDSKESESMISSETAEAELFSRAEPQSARKRREPAQDGELALELTLGLEPPSRAHHVVPVKKRRIEAEFGSLSSAGDGACKMELGLDFVA from the exons ATGCGGATGAGCTGTAATGGATGCCGAATACTCCGAAAGGGCTGCAGCGAAAATTGCAGCATCCGGCCTTGCCTGCAGTGGATTAAGAGCCCGGAAGCCCAAGCAAACGCCACCGTTTTCCTCGCCAAGTTCTACGGCCGCGCCGGACTCATGAACCTCGTCAACGCCGGCCCCGAACATCTCCGCCCTG CGATCTTTCGGTCTTTGCTATACGAGGCATGCGGACGGATTGTGAACCCGATTTACGGGTCGGTCGGGTTGTTGTGGTCCGGGAGCTGGCAGCTCTGCCAAGCCGCCGTTGAAGCCGTGCTGAAAGGCCAGCCGATTACGCCGATTACTTCCGAAGCGGCGGCGGACGGGCATGGCCCGCCTCTCAAGGCCTACGACATTCGCCATGTGTCCAAGGACGAGAACTCGGCCGCGTCCAACGATCCTCAGAAGGTTAAGACTCGGTACCGGTTCAAGCGGTCCGTTGTCAAGCCCAAGACCAACAAAGTAGGCTCCGGTTCTGGGTCGGGCTGTGGCTCAGGAGCTGATGACTCGGCCAAGCCGAGTTGTACCGGGTACTGTGGGAACGAGTTTAACCGATCGACGAGTCACGAGTCGTCGCTGAGTCACCAGTCCGAGGTGGCTGCCAACGTGGACGGCGACAGCAAGGAATCGGAGAGCATGATTTCGTCCGAGACGGCTGAGGCTGAACTCTTTTCCCGAGCCGAGCCACAATCGGCTCGCAAGCGGAGGGAGCCGGCTCAGGATGGGGAGCTAGCTTTAGAGCTGACGCTTGGGTTGGAGCCGCCATCACGGGCCCACCACGTCGTTCCGGTGAAGAAGAGAAGAATTGAGGCTGAATTCGGCAGCTTATCATCGGCCGGCGACGGCGCGTGTAAAATGGAGCTGGGGCTCGATTTCGTGGCCTGA
- the LOC103411414 gene encoding uncharacterized protein, translating to MFDILFGWRKASKCKRLIKEVHCRLKLLKNKRQAIVRQLRQDVAELIKHGHEDKAFNRVEQIIKDESVVALFEVLDNFCEFILIHLPYIRRHKDCPNDINEAVSSLIYASARCGDLPELRGIRKLFGERYGQKFTMSALELLPGNLVSREVIEKLSQKSVTDDMKHILVSEIARNYCIKPQVLAIEYHSEWQQKVKEISGHQVLDADYYGRTKTSRMQVLNVEEMEREAVDADSNVHRTSASSSLVMPLIEGNFSEVGSPNISTPGTEESRSSTSGSTSHARTRDGDIVIYLDDIEEVQFSTTRDADSQDQRLFKFKGIAPKRENLESNYDLTYVECYETWSENCESKSPRRSSWKGSGKRPRKRSISQENQCFKDNEYLNYYGRKHLKNQSNCGFDTKGLSCGCSLGNPCYVCTRNDENISCEVQPWKQKRGITARVGFPTYGHGQLNRGIEWPAVRPEPMRRKSYGNEAMMYNVFTYPDHQHPTMQNIVLKGRVEESNFRCRRASYSSTSPHVTNSWSARKETVPPYSRAVTMPPERAKDNHKDDFRRSYSDAFQYPTHVHPKLPDYDDIAAKFMALKKERLQNKPHCNNQKI from the exons ATGTTCGACATCTTATTCGGGTGGCGAAAGGCTTCGAAGTG CAAGAGGCTGATCAAAGAGGTGCACTGCCGGCTCAAGTTGCTGAAAAACAAGAGGCAAGCAATTGTTAGGCAACTACGTCAAGACGTGGCGGAGCTGATCAAACACGGTCACGAAGACAAAGCCTTCAACAGG GTTGAGCAGATAATCAAAGACGAATCCGTAGTGGCATTGTTTGAAGTGTTGGACAATTTCTGTGAATTCATCCTCATCCACCTTCCTTACATCCGCAGACACAA GGACTGCCCAAATGACATAAATGAAGCAGTTTCAAGTCTTATTTATGCTTCTGCTAGATGTGGGGATCTGCCTGAGCTTAGGGGGATCAGGAAGCTATTCGGAGAACGTTACGGGCAGAAATTCACAATGAGTGCTCTTGAACTACTCCCTGGGAATCTTGTGAGCCGTGAG GTAATAGAGAAACTCTCCCAAAAGTCAGTAACAGATGATATGAAGCATATATTGGTCAGTGAAATAGCAAGAAATTACTGCATCAAACCACAGGTTTTAGCTATTGAGTACCATTCAGAATGGCAACAAAAG GTGAAGGAAATTAGTGGACATCAAGTACTGGATGCAGATTATTATGGACGAACCAAAACATCTAGAATGCAAGTTTTAAATGTCGAGGAAATGGAAAGAGAAGCCGTAGATGCTGATTCTAATGTACATAGAACTTCTGCTAGTTCTTCATTAGTTATGCCACTAATTGAAGGGAATTTTTCTGAAGTTGGTTCTCCAAATATATCAACTCCGGGCACTGAAGAAAGTCGGAGCAGTACTTCTGGTAGCACAAGTCACGCTAGAACAAGAGATGGAGATATTGTGATTTACCTTGATGACATAGAAGAGGTTCAGTTTTCTACAACAAGAGATGCAGACTCCCAGGACCAAAGACTCTTCAAGTTCAAAGGTATCGCACCGAAGAGGGAGAATCTTGAAAGCAATTATGATCTCACTTATGTGGAATGTTATGAGACTTGGAGTGAGAATTGCGAGTCAAAAAGCCCAAGGAGATCAAGTTGGAAGGGAAGTGGGAAAAGACCGAGGAAGAGATCGATTTCTCAGGAAAATCAATGCTTTAAGGATAATGAATATCTAAATTACTATGGCAGAAAGCATCTGAAAAATCAAAGCAATTGTGGATTTGATACTAAGGGATTAAGCTGTGGCTGCAGCCTGGGAAATCCATGTTATGTTTGCACCCGGAACGACGAAAATATTTCTTGTGAAGTTCAACCGTGGAAGCAAAAGAGAGGGATTACAGCTAGGGTTGGATTTCCAACTTATGGACATGGACAATTGAACAGGGGAATCGAATGGCCTGCAGTGCGTCCAGAGCCAATGAGGAGGAAGAGTTATGGCAATGAAGCTATGATGTATAACGTTTTCACGTATCCGGATCATCAGCATCCCACTATGCAAAACATAGTGCTCAAAGGAAGAGTGGAGGAATCGAATTTTCGATGCAGGCGTGCCTCATATAGTTCCACATCTCCACATGTGACTAATTCTTGGAGTGCAAGAAAAGAGACAGTACCTCCTTATTCCAGAGCCGTGACAATGCCGCCCGAAAGAGCTAAGGACAATCACAAAGATGACTTCCGACGATCTTATTCCGACGCCTTCCAGTATCCTACTCATGTCCACCCTAAGCTGCCTGACTATGATGATATAGCAGCTAAATTCATGGCACTGAAGAAAGAGCGTCTGCAAAATAAGCCTCATTGCAACAACCAGAAAATTTAG